From one Lotus japonicus ecotype B-129 chromosome 3, LjGifu_v1.2 genomic stretch:
- the LOC130744271 gene encoding uncharacterized protein LOC130744271, which yields MTSVQQYETPFGFQHPDIVISSTDFEGIKTHKDDLVVVMIRINSFNVRRVLLHQGSSADFIYSDAFDQLGLTDKDLMPYTGTLVGFSGEQVWVRGYIDLDTIFGVDENAKLLRVRYLVLQVVASYNVIIGRNTLNRLCAVISTAHLAVKYMLMCGRVGKIVVDQRRARKCYNNCLSLNGKKGAGEGHRCHEV from the coding sequence ATGACATCAGTGCAACAGTATGAGACCCCATTTGGTTTCCAGCATCCAGATATTGTGATATCATCAACGGATTTCGAGGGGATCAAGACGCACAAGGATGATCTTGTGGTTGTAATGATAAGGATCAATAGTTTCAATGTGCGGCGAGTTCTTTTGCACCAGGGAAGCTCTGCCGACTTTATCTACAGCGATGCGTTTGATCAGTTAGGACTGACAGACAAAGATTTGATGCCCTACACAGGAACGTTGGTTGGCTTCTCGGGCGAGCAAGTCTGGGTACGCGGATATATAGATTTGGACACAATTTTTGGTGTCGACGAGAACGCCAAGCTTCTCCGCGTAAGGTATCTTGTGTTGCAGGTtgtggcatcatacaacgtcatcattggaaGGAACACGCTCAATCGCCTCTGCGCGGTAATTTCGACggctcacctggcggtgaaATATATGCTGATGTGCGGAAGAGTGGGAAAGATTGTGGTTGATCAGAGGAGGGCGAGAAAGTGTTATAACAATTGTCTCAGTCTGAATGGAAAAAAGGGAGCTGGCGAGGGACACAGGTGTCATGAGGTTTAG